Genomic segment of Deinococcus humi:
ACCTGAAATTCAGGTCGCCTGCCTTCACATCCCCCCTCTGCTTAGTGAAAGCCAACAACTTGCCACAACTTCCCGCAGCAGGCCACGGACATGGCTCTCGCGCAACTCTTTCCCGAAAAATCTCTCCACGTTCGCGCCCCGCTATCTCACCTGTCATCGCGTAGCCCGGGGTCCGGACCACCGGAACCTACAGATCTTCACGGCGCTCGATATTGAAGGCCGTCTGAGCTAGGTGGCCTGGACCTTTACAATGTCACCATGCCCCCGAGCAAATACCGGAGTGTTCCGCAACTCCCGGTCCCGGAAGGACACAGCGGTTACGACGAGCTAAATCTGGGCCGTCTGGCCCTGATCAGCGGCCAGAAGACCGTCCCTGCCAACCTGCAGCGCTGGCAGAAGCAGGCTCTGACCCCGGACGGACGCCCGGTGATCATCACGTGCACCGTACCCGCAGATCAGGTGGTCCCGCACGGCCTGGATAACGATTTCATGGTTGGCCTGCTCAACCTGTGCTTCGAGGCCGGGCTGCCCGACGGTCCTTTCACCGTGTCGGCCTATGCATTGCTGAAGACCGCGGGACTGCCCGACACGGCGCAGTATTACCGGTCCCTCCAGGAGAGCCTGATCCGGCTCAACAAGGCCTCCTACACCATCGATGAGGGCTGGTACGCGAGCGGAACGCAGACCTGGACTACCCAGTCGTTCGCTCAGCTCAGTTATCTGTCTTACGTGCGCTCCAAAGCAGGCATCCGCGGCACCAGCGTGATTACAGTGCAGCTCGCGCCTCCCATCATGGAAAGCTTGCGAGCGGGCTACATCAAGCCGCTGGATGTGGAGTTCTACCGCTCGCTGAGTCAGCCGCTGGTGCGGGCAGTCTACCGGCAGCTCGACGCCCTGCATTTCGACGAGCGCACTGCCAACGGCCTGGTTCCGGAAATCAGCGCGCCATTGATGGCCTGGAGCAGCCGCCTGGGGCTGACCAGTGACCGGACGGATAACCTATCGCGGACCCTAGCACCCGCGCACAAAGAGCTGCTCGCGCGCCAGTACATCGTCGAGGCGGACATCACCGGACGAGGCCGCGACAAGATCGTCCGTTATGTATTCGGACCGCCTCCAGAGGGTCAGCATCCGCAACTCGCAGCGCTGCTCAGCGAGCGGGGAGTCAAGCAGGGTGTGGCCGTCCGCCTGTCGACGGTATTTCCAGAACGCATCGAAGAAGCCGCGCGCCGCTTCGACCACTACCTCAAGGTCAGCACCCGGCCTGTGGTCAACCGGGGTGGACTAATGGTAGCGATGGTGCAGCGGCCTGAGGATTTTGCCGACCTCCCCGCCACCACCGCCGCAAAAACCGCGCCGGCAGCACGCGCGAAAACCAGCAGACGTGAACAGCAGGACCTGGAAGCCAAGGATGCGAAGGACAGAGCGAGCATCGCGGCCCTGGAAGGTCAGGAGCTAGTGGACTGGGCGCTGCGGCAGCTCACGCTGATGGGCGTCCTCAAGCGGCTCCCGCTGCAACTGCGGGCTCCGCTGGGGGAGGCTCTCCATGCCAGAACGCTCGACGCCCGCCTGCTGGTCCAGCAGGCCACGCGCGCGCTGTCGGGTGGCTCCCCGGCCCTTGACGCCTTGCTTGAGGATCTTCAGGGCCATCTAAACGGCTCCCGTAGTTTCCGAGGGACCGAGCTGCATGCTTCTCCCGTAGTTTCTGAGTGAAGATCTCGGAGAAACCAGGCCCCAACACCGATTTCCACGTACGGATGGGCATCCCGTAGTTTCTGAGTGAGCTGGAGGCATTCCGCTGACTTGCCCCCGTAGTTTCCGAGGGGTTGACGGGCAGCCGCTTTCAGGGCATCCCGTAGTTTCCGAGGGAAAAATAGGGTATGTCTCCCGTAGTTTCTGAGGGATCGCCCGAAGACGGTCTGAGAG
This window contains:
- a CDS encoding replication initiator protein A is translated as MPPSKYRSVPQLPVPEGHSGYDELNLGRLALISGQKTVPANLQRWQKQALTPDGRPVIITCTVPADQVVPHGLDNDFMVGLLNLCFEAGLPDGPFTVSAYALLKTAGLPDTAQYYRSLQESLIRLNKASYTIDEGWYASGTQTWTTQSFAQLSYLSYVRSKAGIRGTSVITVQLAPPIMESLRAGYIKPLDVEFYRSLSQPLVRAVYRQLDALHFDERTANGLVPEISAPLMAWSSRLGLTSDRTDNLSRTLAPAHKELLARQYIVEADITGRGRDKIVRYVFGPPPEGQHPQLAALLSERGVKQGVAVRLSTVFPERIEEAARRFDHYLKVSTRPVVNRGGLMVAMVQRPEDFADLPATTAAKTAPAARAKTSRREQQDLEAKDAKDRASIAALEGQELVDWALRQLTLMGVLKRLPLQLRAPLGEALHARTLDARLLVQQATRALSGGSPALDALLEDLQGHLNGSRSFRGTELHASPVVSE